A region from the Kineothrix sp. IPX-CK genome encodes:
- a CDS encoding hemolysin family protein, which translates to MDTSGVIQLIVVIISVGLSAFFSSAGTALSSVNKARIKALSDEGRPGAAIVLKLLDNHNKMSNTILTGKYIAGLTASSLVTILVLTSYGSYAIAIAAGILVLVLLLVGEIIPQSTAMIYPEAYSLLCSGPVLFFMYLFTPVTYILGKTALGISRLFHADIRQKGEFMTEDELKTYVDASHEEGVIESEEREMIYNVFDFIETMAKDVMIPRIDMVSVGLDMTYDEVLNIFKESMYTRLPVYEGHKDNIVGLINIKDFILLTDKENFHVKDILREAYYTYEYKKTSDLMIEMREIAANVAFIMNEYGATAGMITMEDLLEEIVGEIRDEYDGDEEELIQQVDDNTYLVEGGMKLDDINVALETNLESEDYDSIGGLIIESLDRLPSDEETIVTATGITLQVKGIGQNRIKKVLMTLPAKTETAELESTEKEPSAEYL; encoded by the coding sequence TTGGATACCTCTGGTGTCATACAACTTATCGTTGTCATTATTTCAGTCGGATTATCGGCCTTTTTTTCTTCTGCGGGAACAGCACTTTCCTCAGTAAACAAAGCACGCATAAAAGCCTTGTCCGACGAAGGCCGCCCTGGTGCCGCCATAGTCTTAAAGCTTCTGGACAATCACAACAAAATGTCAAACACCATTCTTACCGGAAAATATATCGCAGGTCTGACTGCGTCTTCTCTTGTTACAATTCTCGTCCTTACATCCTATGGAAGCTACGCGATAGCCATTGCCGCCGGCATTCTGGTTCTTGTGCTTCTGCTCGTCGGAGAAATTATCCCTCAAAGTACCGCTATGATTTATCCCGAGGCATACTCATTGCTTTGTTCCGGACCTGTCTTGTTTTTTATGTACCTATTTACTCCTGTTACATATATCTTAGGTAAAACGGCCCTTGGCATTTCCAGGCTTTTTCATGCAGATATCCGCCAAAAAGGGGAATTTATGACGGAGGATGAGCTCAAGACCTACGTGGATGCGAGCCACGAGGAAGGTGTGATAGAATCGGAGGAGCGGGAAATGATTTATAATGTCTTCGATTTTATTGAAACGATGGCAAAAGACGTCATGATTCCGCGCATAGATATGGTCAGCGTCGGTCTGGATATGACATATGATGAAGTGCTGAATATATTCAAGGAATCCATGTATACCAGGCTTCCAGTCTACGAAGGGCATAAGGACAACATAGTAGGCCTTATTAATATCAAGGACTTCATTCTCCTGACGGATAAAGAAAACTTCCATGTTAAGGATATTCTTAGAGAAGCCTACTACACCTATGAATATAAAAAGACCTCCGATTTGATGATAGAAATGAGGGAAATTGCAGCCAACGTGGCATTTATCATGAATGAATACGGTGCTACCGCCGGTATGATAACCATGGAAGATCTATTAGAGGAAATCGTCGGTGAAATCAGGGATGAATACGACGGAGACGAAGAAGAGCTGATTCAGCAGGTCGATGACAACACTTATCTCGTAGAAGGAGGAATGAAGTTAGACGACATCAATGTTGCCCTGGAAACTAATCTGGAATCCGAGGATTATGATTCCATAGGCGGACTGATTATTGAATCCCTCGACAGACTCCCTTCGGACGAAGAGACCATCGTTACCGCCACCGGCATTACCTTGCAGGTAAAAGGAATCGGACAGAACCGTATTAAAAAAGTACTCATGACACTGCCTGCAAAAACAGAAACAGCTGAACTTGAATCGACAGAAAAAGAGCCCTCTGCCGAATACCTATAA
- the scfB gene encoding thioether cross-link-forming SCIFF peptide maturase translates to MIHQYKNNGYNIVLDVNSGAVHVVDDIVYDLTKIVEKLLEEGTPEDVDVLTSAALKEELLPYEEEEIKEALEEILALKAEGILYAPDIYEKYIGDFKNRETVVKALCLHIAHDCNLACKYCFAEEGEYHGRRALMSFETGKKALDFLVAGSGNRINLEVDFFGGEPLMNWQVVKDLVAYGRSLEEANHKKFRFTLTTNGVLLNDKVMEFVNKEMSNVVLSIDGRKSTNDKMRPHRGGQGSYEEIVPKFKRLAESRDQMNYYVRGTFTRNNQDFSEDVAHLADLGFEQISVEPVVAKPEEDYALREEDLDRLFAEYDKLALDLLERRRKGNPVNFFHFMVDLEGGPCVAKRLSGCGSGTEYLAVTPWGDLYPCHQFVGQEEFLMGNVDEGVVRTDIKEEFKTCNVYSKDKCKECFAKFYCSGGCAANSYNFKGDINDVYDLGCELQRKRIECAIMIKAALAE, encoded by the coding sequence GTGATACATCAGTATAAGAACAATGGATACAACATCGTGCTGGATGTGAACAGCGGAGCAGTACATGTGGTGGACGACATTGTTTATGATTTAACGAAAATAGTGGAGAAATTGCTGGAAGAGGGAACGCCGGAGGATGTGGATGTGCTCACAAGCGCAGCGTTGAAGGAGGAGCTTCTTCCTTATGAAGAAGAGGAAATAAAAGAGGCTCTGGAGGAGATTCTGGCTCTGAAGGCGGAAGGAATTTTGTATGCGCCGGATATTTACGAAAAATATATCGGAGATTTTAAGAACCGGGAGACGGTAGTGAAGGCACTTTGCCTGCATATAGCACATGATTGCAATCTCGCCTGCAAATATTGCTTTGCGGAAGAGGGAGAGTATCATGGAAGACGGGCGCTTATGAGCTTTGAGACGGGGAAGAAGGCACTTGACTTTCTGGTGGCGGGTTCGGGGAACCGTATCAATCTGGAAGTAGATTTCTTTGGAGGAGAACCTCTGATGAACTGGCAGGTGGTTAAGGATCTGGTAGCTTACGGACGAAGTCTTGAGGAAGCGAACCATAAGAAATTCCGCTTTACCCTTACGACCAACGGCGTCCTGCTAAATGATAAGGTCATGGAATTTGTCAATAAGGAAATGAGCAACGTGGTGCTCAGTATTGACGGAAGAAAGAGCACGAATGATAAGATGCGCCCCCATAGAGGAGGACAAGGCAGTTACGAGGAGATCGTTCCTAAGTTTAAACGGCTCGCAGAGAGCAGAGACCAGATGAACTACTACGTGAGAGGTACTTTTACCAGAAATAATCAGGATTTTTCCGAAGATGTGGCCCACCTTGCGGATCTGGGCTTTGAGCAAATATCGGTGGAACCGGTAGTGGCGAAGCCGGAGGAGGACTATGCGCTTCGGGAAGAGGATCTGGATAGGCTGTTTGCCGAATATGACAAGCTCGCACTGGATCTGCTGGAGAGAAGAAGGAAGGGAAATCCGGTCAATTTCTTTCATTTCATGGTGGATCTGGAAGGCGGACCGTGCGTAGCGAAGCGATTGTCCGGCTGCGGCTCCGGTACGGAATATTTGGCGGTGACCCCATGGGGAGATTTGTATCCATGCCATCAATTCGTGGGGCAGGAAGAATTTTTGATGGGAAATGTGGATGAAGGTGTTGTTCGCACCGATATTAAAGAAGAATTTAAAACCTGTAACGTATATTCAAAGGATAAGTGTAAGGAATGTTTTGCCAAGTTCTATTGCAGCGGAGGCTGCGCGGCGAATTCTTATAATTTTAAAGGCGATATAAACGACGTCTACGATTTGGGCTGCGAACTGCAAAGAAAGCGCATAGAATGCGCTATTATGATAAAAGCAGCATTGGCTGAGTAA
- a CDS encoding 4'-phosphopantetheinyl transferase family protein, translated as MIRLYIADIAALSDEAVYRSYLKKIDAVRQEKVRQCINEADKKRSLLAGYLLQAGVVDLKAQESGLQADAIPLSFAYSFGENGKPYFDNYPDIYFSLSHSGDYVICAISEEEVGADIQEHREVKSGIAARFFSEEDKKNMEQAGASRGEKFFAELFYRMWAVKEAHMKLTGMGMKQGMDSTVIRFAKEQPGEREYVRGGIVRKEKEKNIAYFQICDKMEKYSIAVCSYSEIADITIKEIMVVES; from the coding sequence GTGATCAGATTATATATTGCAGACATTGCAGCACTATCCGATGAAGCAGTTTACCGCAGCTATCTTAAAAAAATAGATGCGGTAAGGCAGGAGAAGGTGCGGCAATGCATAAATGAAGCGGACAAAAAAAGAAGTCTCCTCGCAGGATATTTACTTCAGGCAGGAGTCGTAGATTTAAAAGCGCAGGAAAGCGGTTTGCAGGCGGATGCAATACCGCTTTCTTTCGCATATTCCTTCGGAGAAAACGGAAAGCCTTATTTTGATAATTATCCTGATATTTATTTCAGCCTTTCCCATTCCGGCGATTATGTGATATGCGCCATATCAGAGGAGGAAGTGGGCGCGGACATTCAGGAACACAGAGAGGTGAAGTCCGGCATCGCGGCTCGTTTTTTTTCTGAGGAGGATAAGAAGAACATGGAACAGGCTGGAGCGTCACGAGGAGAAAAGTTTTTTGCTGAATTGTTTTATCGGATGTGGGCGGTAAAGGAAGCGCATATGAAATTGACGGGAATGGGAATGAAACAGGGAATGGACAGTACTGTCATACGCTTTGCAAAGGAGCAGCCCGGAGAAAGGGAATATGTAAGAGGCGGCATTGTTCGTAAGGAGAAAGAAAAAAATATCGCATATTTCCAGATATGTGATAAAATGGAAAAGTACAGTATTGCAGTGTGCAGTTATTCGGAAATTGCCGATATAACTATAAAAGAAATAATGGTGGTCGAATCATAA
- the aspS gene encoding aspartate--tRNA ligase yields MAESMKGLKRTHRCGELSGSNTGETVTVMGWVQKQRNKGGIIFVDLRDRSGLLQIIFEESDCGADNFAKAEKMRSEFVVAILGKVEKRAGAANENLATGDIEIRAKETRILSEAETPPFPIEADSKTKEELRLKYRYLDLRRPDLQGNLILRSNITASIRRFLTEEGFLEIETPILGKSTPEGARDYLVPSRVHPGTFYGLPQSPQLFKQLLMCSGYDRYFQIAKCFRDEDLRADRQPEFTQVDMELSFVDVEDVIDVNERLIKEVCKDAIGLEVNLPIPRIKWIDAMNRYGSDKPDTRFGMELTDVSAVVSGSGFGVFTSALENGGSVRGLNAKGQGAMPRKKIDALVDFAKGYGAKGLAYLCIEEDGSYKSSFAKFMTEAQLEELVKAMDGEKGDLLLFAADKTNIVWSVLGALRLELGKQMGLIDDNRFSFLWVTEFPLLEWNEEDDRFVAMHHPFTMPMDEDLQYMDSDPGRIRAKAYDIVLNGVELGGGSVRIFQNDVQEKMFEVLGFEKEDAYNRFGFLLNAFKYGVPPHAGLAYGLDRLVMLLVKADSIRDVMAFPKVKDASCLLTNAPDVVDEVQLEELGIALNLKEEIAE; encoded by the coding sequence ATGGCAGAATCAATGAAAGGCTTAAAGAGGACACACCGCTGCGGCGAGTTGTCGGGATCGAACACAGGAGAAACGGTAACAGTCATGGGCTGGGTACAGAAGCAGAGAAATAAGGGCGGCATTATTTTTGTGGATTTAAGAGACCGTTCCGGTCTGCTCCAGATTATCTTCGAGGAGAGCGACTGCGGCGCTGACAACTTTGCGAAGGCAGAAAAGATGAGAAGTGAATTCGTAGTAGCTATCCTCGGCAAGGTAGAGAAAAGAGCGGGCGCAGCAAACGAGAATCTGGCCACGGGAGATATAGAGATACGCGCAAAAGAAACCCGCATTTTATCTGAAGCAGAAACACCTCCCTTCCCCATCGAGGCAGATTCCAAGACGAAGGAAGAGCTTCGCCTGAAATATCGTTATTTGGATTTAAGAAGGCCTGATTTGCAGGGAAATTTGATTTTAAGAAGCAACATTACCGCGTCTATCCGCAGATTTTTGACGGAGGAAGGTTTTTTGGAAATCGAGACGCCGATACTCGGCAAGTCCACTCCGGAAGGAGCAAGGGATTATCTGGTGCCCAGCCGGGTGCATCCGGGGACTTTTTATGGACTGCCCCAGTCTCCCCAGCTTTTTAAGCAGCTTTTGATGTGTTCCGGTTACGATCGTTATTTCCAGATAGCCAAATGCTTCCGCGACGAGGATCTGCGTGCCGATAGACAGCCGGAGTTCACGCAGGTGGATATGGAGCTGTCCTTCGTGGATGTGGAGGACGTAATCGACGTTAACGAGAGATTAATCAAAGAGGTATGCAAGGATGCTATTGGGCTGGAGGTAAACCTTCCGATTCCTCGCATCAAATGGATAGATGCTATGAACCGTTACGGTTCCGACAAGCCGGATACCCGTTTCGGAATGGAACTTACAGACGTATCCGCAGTCGTTTCCGGCAGCGGGTTCGGAGTGTTCACTTCTGCTTTAGAAAACGGCGGCTCCGTAAGAGGCCTTAACGCTAAGGGACAAGGAGCTATGCCCCGTAAGAAAATCGATGCTTTGGTTGACTTCGCCAAAGGCTATGGTGCGAAGGGGCTGGCTTATCTTTGCATAGAAGAGGATGGAAGCTATAAATCTTCCTTTGCCAAATTCATGACTGAAGCGCAGCTTGAGGAACTGGTAAAGGCTATGGATGGAGAAAAGGGCGACCTGCTCTTATTTGCCGCGGATAAGACTAATATCGTCTGGAGCGTTCTGGGAGCTTTACGTCTGGAGCTGGGCAAGCAGATGGGGCTTATTGATGATAACCGGTTCAGCTTCTTATGGGTAACGGAGTTTCCTCTTCTCGAGTGGAACGAGGAGGATGACCGCTTTGTGGCGATGCACCATCCGTTTACCATGCCTATGGACGAGGATCTTCAATATATGGACAGCGACCCGGGAAGGATACGCGCGAAGGCATATGATATCGTACTGAACGGCGTAGAGCTGGGCGGTGGTTCCGTTAGAATTTTCCAAAATGACGTGCAGGAGAAGATGTTCGAGGTGCTTGGCTTTGAAAAAGAAGATGCCTATAATCGTTTCGGTTTCTTGTTAAATGCTTTTAAATACGGAGTGCCTCCTCACGCCGGACTGGCTTACGGATTGGACCGTCTCGTCATGCTTTTGGTAAAAGCAGACAGCATTCGGGATGTAATGGCATTCCCGAAGGTTAAGGACGCGTCCTGCCTCCTTACGAACGCACCGGATGTGGTAGACGAAGTGCAGCTTGAGGAGCTTGGAATTGCTTTGAACTTAAAGGAAGAGATTGCAGAGTAG
- a CDS encoding DUF6709 family protein codes for MKGRTKLEAASGKEYNESMVRMDYNTAQIVGNVRYGRYFIFYQGVSEWLYVYYQDIVWVYHKMEDAPGRLRRERVGEETHSIMLVTKDKKRIGIAVGSDEDVVEGIGVIQKNNAFVDIGFSKEKEGEYL; via the coding sequence ATGAAGGGAAGAACGAAGTTAGAAGCGGCATCGGGGAAGGAATACAATGAGAGTATGGTGCGGATGGATTACAATACCGCTCAAATTGTCGGCAATGTCCGATATGGAAGATACTTCATTTTTTATCAGGGGGTCAGTGAATGGCTGTATGTATATTATCAAGACATCGTATGGGTCTATCATAAGATGGAGGATGCCCCGGGAAGACTTAGGCGTGAGCGGGTGGGAGAAGAGACACATAGCATCATGCTCGTGACTAAGGATAAGAAAAGGATAGGAATAGCGGTCGGAAGCGATGAGGATGTCGTGGAAGGGATTGGAGTGATTCAGAAGAACAATGCCTTTGTAGATATCGGTTTCTCGAAAGAAAAAGAGGGTGAATATTTATGA
- the hisS gene encoding histidine--tRNA ligase yields MALSKKPVTGMKDIMPAEMQLRDYVIGVIKETYGKFGFSSIETPCVENIANLSNKQGGENEKLIFKILKRGEKLNLEEAKSEEDLVDGGLRYDLTVPLVRYYSNHANELPSPFKALQMGNVWRADRPQKGRYRQFMQCDIDILGEPSNLAEIELILATTTTLGRLGFKNFQIRINERRILKAMAAYSGFAEEAYDTVFIILDKMDKIGIQGVAGELQESGFAEESIEKYLELFKGMEAAQDGLSYLAEKLNGVLEPEVEQSLQEIIASVRATKASDFEIVFDPTLVRGMSYYTGTIFEIAMPEFGGSCGGGGRYDKMVGKFTGNDVPACGFSIGFERIILIMQEKGFQIPNESRKIAYLIEKGVEVDALCEIIARAQEERQKGMQVLVARMNKNKKFQKEQLNAEGYMEFEEFYKDPLKK; encoded by the coding sequence ATGGCACTGAGTAAGAAGCCGGTTACCGGTATGAAAGATATTATGCCTGCGGAAATGCAGCTTCGGGATTATGTAATCGGCGTAATCAAGGAAACCTATGGAAAGTTCGGTTTTTCATCCATCGAGACTCCCTGCGTAGAGAACATTGCGAATCTAAGCAACAAGCAGGGCGGAGAAAATGAGAAGCTGATTTTCAAGATTTTAAAGCGCGGAGAAAAACTGAATCTGGAAGAAGCAAAGAGCGAAGAGGATTTGGTGGACGGAGGTCTTCGTTACGATTTGACGGTTCCGCTGGTGCGGTATTATTCCAACCATGCCAATGAGCTTCCGTCACCGTTTAAAGCCTTGCAGATGGGAAATGTATGGAGGGCTGACAGACCGCAGAAGGGGCGCTACAGACAGTTTATGCAGTGCGATATAGATATACTGGGAGAGCCTTCCAATCTGGCGGAAATCGAGCTCATACTGGCGACCACCACGACGTTAGGTCGTCTGGGCTTTAAGAATTTCCAGATTCGGATCAACGAGAGGCGGATTTTGAAGGCAATGGCGGCTTACAGCGGTTTTGCCGAGGAAGCTTATGATACGGTATTTATCATTTTGGATAAAATGGACAAGATCGGGATCCAGGGAGTGGCCGGAGAATTGCAGGAAAGCGGTTTTGCTGAGGAAAGCATAGAAAAATATCTGGAACTGTTCAAAGGAATGGAAGCGGCGCAGGACGGTCTTTCTTATTTGGCCGAGAAGCTTAATGGGGTACTGGAGCCGGAGGTAGAGCAGAGCCTTCAGGAAATCATAGCAAGCGTAAGGGCGACAAAGGCATCAGATTTCGAAATTGTATTCGATCCTACTCTTGTCAGAGGGATGTCATATTATACGGGAACCATCTTTGAAATTGCGATGCCGGAATTCGGCGGAAGCTGCGGAGGCGGCGGACGTTATGATAAGATGGTAGGCAAATTTACGGGAAACGATGTTCCCGCTTGCGGATTTTCCATAGGTTTCGAACGCATCATACTCATCATGCAGGAAAAAGGCTTCCAGATTCCCAATGAGAGCAGGAAGATCGCATACCTTATAGAAAAAGGGGTAGAAGTAGATGCGCTGTGCGAGATCATCGCGAGAGCTCAGGAGGAACGGCAAAAGGGCATGCAGGTGCTTGTGGCGCGCATGAACAAGAACAAGAAATTCCAGAAAGAGCAGTTGAATGCGGAAGGATATATGGAATTCGAGGAATTCTATAAGGATCCCCTAAAAAAATAG
- the scfA gene encoding six-cysteine ranthipeptide SCIFF, with product MKHIKTLSTRDYKESMKKGGCGECQTSCQSACKTSCTVGNQSCEKLK from the coding sequence ATGAAACATATCAAGACATTAAGCACGAGAGATTATAAAGAGTCTATGAAAAAGGGCGGATGTGGAGAGTGTCAGACCTCTTGCCAGTCAGCTTGTAAGACCTCTTGCACCGTTGGTAATCAGAGTTGCGAAAAGTTGAAATAA
- a CDS encoding TIGR04086 family membrane protein gives MRNIGLRRGKSTYAKEDGGVSLHNIFLLKCLLFSYVLTAGLLLLLALILYRFSLQEKVVNICIILVYIAVTFLAGFIAGKRMGSRKFLWGLLMGVMYFAVLALVSLIVNHSLQDVGSNALTVFLLCGGSGMLGGMLS, from the coding sequence ATGAGAAATATAGGATTGCGGAGGGGGAAAAGCACATATGCAAAAGAGGATGGGGGAGTTAGTTTACATAATATTTTTTTATTGAAATGCCTGCTATTTTCTTATGTTTTAACGGCCGGGCTTCTGCTTTTGCTCGCTTTGATATTGTATCGGTTCAGCCTTCAGGAGAAGGTGGTCAATATTTGTATTATCCTGGTTTACATAGCGGTAACCTTTTTGGCGGGATTCATAGCGGGGAAGCGGATGGGAAGCAGAAAATTCTTATGGGGACTTTTAATGGGAGTGATGTATTTTGCTGTACTGGCGCTGGTTTCGTTAATCGTGAATCATAGTCTGCAGGATGTGGGATCTAACGCCCTGACGGTATTTCTTTTATGCGGTGGAAGCGGGATGTTAGGCGGGATGCTAAGCTAG
- a CDS encoding HAD-IA family hydrolase — protein sequence MLEKKEWDTVIFDLDGTLLNTLEDLKDSVNFALGEAGMPLRSMEEIRRFVGNGVMRLMELSVPEGKENPEFDKVFEAFKEYYSLHCNDKTGLYDHVEELLRELKSRGYKMAIVSNKYYDAVQELKEQYFAEYIQVAIGEKAGINRKPAPDTVIEALKMLESTRESAVYVGDSEVDIATAKNALMDCISVTWGFRTKEEQQKAGGKVFVDDPLEILDLL from the coding sequence ATGTTAGAAAAAAAAGAATGGGATACCGTTATTTTTGATTTGGACGGTACATTATTGAATACATTGGAGGATTTGAAGGATAGCGTGAATTTCGCCCTGGGCGAGGCGGGTATGCCTCTTCGGAGTATGGAGGAAATCAGACGTTTTGTTGGAAATGGTGTAATGAGGCTGATGGAGCTTTCTGTGCCGGAAGGGAAAGAGAATCCGGAGTTTGATAAGGTGTTTGAGGCCTTTAAGGAATATTATTCCTTGCATTGCAACGATAAGACAGGGCTTTATGACCATGTAGAGGAACTGCTTAGAGAATTGAAGAGCAGGGGGTATAAGATGGCGATCGTTTCGAATAAATACTATGATGCGGTGCAGGAGTTGAAGGAACAGTATTTCGCAGAATATATTCAGGTAGCAATTGGGGAGAAGGCGGGTATTAACAGAAAGCCGGCTCCTGATACGGTAATTGAAGCGTTGAAAATGCTTGAAAGCACCAGAGAATCCGCTGTGTATGTGGGAGATTCTGAGGTGGATATAGCTACGGCCAAGAATGCTTTGATGGATTGCATTTCGGTTACATGGGGGTTCCGGACAAAGGAAGAACAGCAAAAGGCCGGCGGCAAGGTGTTTGTCGACGACCCTTTGGAAATATTAGATTTATTATAG
- the secD gene encoding protein translocase subunit SecD, translating to MKKRKAVIILLVMLLALVGLTYAAVEGIGTEKAGAASGIKLGLDLAGGVSITYQVVGDEVPTEEDMADTVYKLQKRVENYSTEAQVYQEGADRINIEIPGVSDENAILEELGKPGSLVFMNSANEEVLSGTDIANAEAGSQQDSMGNSQFVVQLTMTDEGKQKFAEATKAAYPTNDIIYIIYDNAVISAPAVQAEITDGQAVITGMASYEEAESLASTIRIGGLKLQLEELRSNVVGAQLGSEAISTSLKAGAVGFVMVVVFMVVVYYVMGAAASLALAIYTALIVVLLNAFEITLTLPGIAGIILSIGMAVDANVIIFARIREELATGKTIPTSIKIGFERAMPAIIDSNITTLIAALVLGVKGSGTVKGFAHTLALGIVLSMFTALFVTKLIMNACYAIGLKNVKLYGVGKEIKTIDFLSKKVIFFAISIAIIVGGFVVMGVNHTTKGSAFNYSLEFVGGTSTNVTFNEDLSIADIDSKVVPLIEDVIGDGDVQTQKVADTNQVIFKTRTLDSEERQTVKDSLVENFSVDESTITSETISSAISSEMQSDALIALVISMICILVYIWFRFKDIRFGASSVLALLNDALVVIVFYAAARISVGGTFIACVLTIVGFSINSTIVIFDRVRENLALSGKNTDLKELVNRSITQTLSRSIFTSLTVFLMILALYVFGVTSIKEFALPLMVGTICGAYSSICLSGAMWYIFRTKIVKKAKAK from the coding sequence ATGAAAAAGAGAAAAGCGGTCATTATTTTACTTGTAATGTTATTAGCGCTTGTCGGGCTTACCTATGCGGCTGTGGAAGGCATAGGAACCGAAAAGGCCGGAGCAGCCTCGGGAATCAAGCTCGGTCTTGACCTTGCGGGGGGCGTGAGCATAACTTATCAGGTAGTGGGAGATGAAGTTCCCACTGAAGAGGATATGGCGGATACCGTCTACAAATTACAGAAGCGTGTCGAGAACTACAGCACGGAGGCACAGGTATATCAGGAAGGTGCGGACAGAATCAATATTGAGATTCCGGGTGTTTCCGACGAAAATGCCATCTTAGAGGAGCTTGGTAAACCTGGTTCCCTCGTATTTATGAATTCTGCTAATGAAGAAGTTCTGTCCGGTACCGATATTGCCAATGCGGAGGCAGGATCCCAGCAGGACAGTATGGGAAACAGCCAGTTTGTCGTACAGCTCACCATGACGGACGAAGGAAAGCAAAAGTTTGCTGAGGCAACGAAGGCTGCTTATCCTACCAATGATATCATTTATATCATATATGACAATGCGGTTATCAGCGCTCCGGCCGTACAGGCTGAGATTACGGACGGACAAGCGGTCATTACCGGAATGGCTTCCTATGAAGAGGCTGAAAGCCTGGCTTCTACCATCCGTATCGGCGGACTGAAGCTGCAGTTAGAGGAACTTCGTTCTAATGTAGTAGGCGCACAGCTGGGCTCCGAGGCTATCAGCACGAGCTTAAAGGCAGGTGCTGTCGGCTTCGTTATGGTAGTTGTATTTATGGTAGTCGTATATTATGTGATGGGAGCGGCGGCCAGTCTGGCTCTTGCTATTTATACGGCGCTCATCGTAGTGCTTTTGAATGCTTTTGAAATTACTTTGACACTGCCGGGTATCGCAGGCATTATCCTGTCCATCGGTATGGCGGTGGATGCCAACGTTATTATCTTCGCCAGAATCAGAGAAGAGCTGGCTACGGGCAAGACGATTCCGACCTCTATCAAGATCGGTTTTGAAAGAGCTATGCCCGCCATCATCGACAGCAATATTACGACTCTTATTGCAGCCCTCGTTCTTGGGGTAAAGGGTTCGGGTACGGTAAAGGGCTTTGCACATACTTTAGCGTTAGGTATCGTTTTGTCTATGTTTACAGCACTTTTTGTTACGAAGCTGATCATGAATGCATGCTATGCGATAGGGCTTAAGAACGTCAAGCTGTACGGTGTGGGAAAAGAGATAAAGACCATAGACTTCTTATCCAAGAAAGTGATTTTCTTCGCTATTTCCATAGCGATTATCGTAGGAGGCTTTGTCGTAATGGGTGTCAACCATACGACGAAGGGAAGCGCATTTAACTATAGTCTCGAGTTCGTGGGAGGAACGTCGACGAACGTTACCTTCAACGAAGACTTGTCCATTGCCGATATTGACAGCAAGGTCGTTCCGCTGATTGAAGATGTTATAGGTGACGGCGACGTGCAGACTCAGAAGGTTGCGGATACCAATCAGGTTATCTTTAAGACGAGAACTTTGGACTCGGAGGAACGGCAGACTGTCAAGGATTCTTTGGTAGAGAACTTCTCTGTGGATGAAAGTACGATTACGTCCGAAACGATCAGCTCTGCAATCAGTAGTGAAATGCAGTCGGACGCTTTGATCGCGCTGGTGATATCGATGATATGTATTCTCGTTTATATCTGGTTTAGATTCAAGGATATCCGCTTCGGTGCGAGTTCTGTGTTAGCGCTGCTAAACGATGCACTGGTGGTAATCGTGTTCTATGCGGCGGCCAGAATATCCGTAGGCGGCACTTTTATAGCATGTGTGCTCACTATTGTGGGTTTCTCCATCAACTCGACCATCGTTATCTTCGACCGCGTCAGGGAGAATCTGGCCTTGTCAGGAAAGAATACGGATTTGAAGGAGTTAGTCAACAGAAGTATTACCCAGACGTTATCCAGAAGTATCTTTACTAGCTTGACGGTATTTTTGATGATACTGGCTTTGTATGTTTTTGGAGTGACAAGCATCAAGGAGTTCGCACTTCCCCTTATGGTAGGGACCATATGCGGAGCTTATTCCTCTATCTGCCTCTCAGGAGCGATGTGGTATATATTCCGTACTAAAATAGTAAAGAAAGCAAAAGCAAAATAA